A window of Daucus carota subsp. sativus chromosome 2, DH1 v3.0, whole genome shotgun sequence genomic DNA:
GGAGCATTCATCTGCAATAACCAAAAATATAAGTTTTCATTAGTAAGTTATCGCGTATGGAGCTGATCAATAATCATTGCTTTGACAAGGACCTTAGATGCATCACACTTGGCATCTTTCGCTTTGTAAGGGTACAGTTTTTCAGCTGTGATTCCGCCATTTTCTTTAATGAACTCGAATGCATTATCCATAAACCCGCCGCTGCAGCCATGGTTGTCAGGCTCACAATCAACAAGCTCTTGCTCAGATAATGACACTAATTTGTTTGTCTTGATTTTGTTGATTCCCTCCACTGCTGCAATAGTTGAAAAAGCCCAACAGCTACCTGATAACATAAAACACACACTTTCAATTATTTTTCctgtttttctaaaatttattcATTAAATTTACAATTTAAGACTATAATTACCGCAATTGCCTTGGTTCTTCACAGGCGTGACAACTCCTTTCTTCCTCCAATCAACAGTAGGCGGCAGATTCTCAGTATTCTCATGCATGAACTCTGTGTTTCTGCGGCCTCCCTGGAGACTCCTGTAATGCTTCACTTTAGATCCATAAGTGTTTCTGAACTCATGGCTAGTCATATCAGCAAACTTGTTGAGCTGCAGCTTGTAAGGCTTGTCCATCTTGTTCACCTTATGGATATGCTTCACATTAGACTTGAACACGTTGAAACGAGTCTGTTTCTCGCTTAAATCTCTGGAAATTGTGTGATGGCTCCTCCACCTCTCGTACAAATCCCACAAGCTTTCATCGCTTTCCAAGTCCTCACTGAACTCAACGCTCTTCGCCACACCAGCAACAAGTGCCAATGAAAGAGCAACCAGCAAAAACTTTCCTATCTCCATAACTTAAAATATTATCAACAACACTAATACGATAAGAgtaaaaattgtattaaaatgTGATGCTGATAATGTATGATCCAGTCAAGGGTTTATATAGTGCTGGCTCTCAGTTCTTTAAGCAGAGATAAGGGGAAATGTGGAGTGTATTCATACACAAAAGGGGAGCATGCTATTTTTAGAAATAGCTTTAGCCTTTAAAACTGAAGTTGTTCACAAAGGTTCCAAGTACTTTAGTTAAAGAAAGGTGAATGATTGGTTAATCGGTTATAACGTTTGTGTATAATTAGAAGCTTTTGTTTTCATAAAGTTGTTTCAGGTCACATGATTTGTTAGGGTCCTTCCGGACACACAATATGATCAACTCGGGCAGTATTTTAGtttatttctcaaattttatataaaatattagattttattaaattaatttaggaCATCAATAATTATTCTTATCTccaacaatattttttatattcatttttatgattaaaaggTGTCATTATTAgaaaactagcataaaagcccgtgcgaggcacgggcctctagtttctgttgtgttttaaataatatccatgTGTCAAttgtcatcatattatttcgagTATAATTattactccttctgtccctctcatttatttacgttactttttggcacgtttttccacactcattaaagtatagttctataatatattttttaattttttttctctgaataaaagtttgatgtttaaactttattcaaaaaaagttatgaaactatattttacaagagcctcaaaatacgtgcaaacagtgcaCGTAAACTACCacgggggacggagggagcacaTATGGcctgatttttctatattcaaattcgttaggataaaGAAGCCACTACCATATTatcaacatgttcaaaattatattggaaattaatattgaaatttttagattttaaatatattatacctcattagaagtatctgtaatttattgttaaaaattattaaattacttAATCTAATATaaccatgattttgatgaaaacttgttcttgatatgtgaattacgatatcctgaatcatgattagatgaagaCGTGTGGTCTGCGTTGTTtaacatttatttcttcttttttgaacgCACGTTTGTGTAATAGTTAAGTGATACATGATCGGGCAGATCTTTAACACATtcttttttagcatatgttgcgcacattttgtataaataaaaattgaagcaTATGTTGTAGGTAAAAATACccgtaccttattttattatagaaGCATCtattgaactactaaccttatAATTGTACCCTGAAAAAATCTGACCCCTTTGATGTGGCTcaccttttaattttcatatcaattatattgtATTTCAATGTATTAGTTTttgtattgttaatttaaattattagatgattattactttgatacagtatgttataatattgtctcgttataaaattttaattttttatcgttAATTTTTTGAGCTTGTTGATTaagatttttaatgatttttcatgtaattgttataaaccagatcttaaaatgattttatggaatttcaaatagcaaaaagagagtagatatgagtaAGGCCCTACGAATCTCATAAGAACATGAAATACTTAGTTTAATTAGTCGTGTGATTAcatttttagctttgtgcaaactcatatttttaaatatataatttgatgcTCGTATTTTCTTAAGGGTGAGCAACGTAGCATaccatgttcaattgttaaagatcaaataGTATTTCGATATTCTGGATTATGGAAAACTATTCTTGATCTAGTCTCGTTTagtcagatattagttttcactaTATCGTGACGGATTATctggttcagaattaattatatttttcagtttaatttgtaaatgatcaattaatttaattatagtctaaatcattttatttaattggtatgttatatattgattgatgacatatagaaattatagttttattattttttttcctttcaacgATGATCACtgaaatcttagtttttgtgcttattgctcacattcatgacttaaagaatctataatattgtattggtactcatttagataattaagttagatttaaatttgttcatttctattcaaatatgaattatatctatttttagaaatctAAATCGTGGTTCGAACCCGATTATGTAGAatcttattcaattttaaatttatttagataaataattaacttatagatattaatctatcatgtaaacaatatacgAGACTTAAGTGAAATAATAACTTGATCTCAAATAAATAGGCTATTGATttccgtaaaaaaaaaaaaataggctattgatgaaaagaatataaatgcaACTGTCTTAATGTATGTGTTTAATGCATTTCAATAAaagacaaaatatttgtgtagcTAAAGTGGTTTGAGTGGTGTGATTGTAATGGAGAGGTCTTGGGTTCGATTCTtatgaataacatttttttatatgtatgaggaggagttaggttcggagttaggctcgggttcggagctaggtaatttatttgctcaggagggaggcttgacacgaacctgttgggctactatatatataagtagaagtGTAAAGATAAAAAATGTTTGTTtctgatatatattataaaataaaaactagaagaAGAGAGAGCTTAGCTGAATATGAGTAATAACAAGaagatcctagtgatttagggatGGACTAGGATAGTGTTGCATTTGGTTTTTCCTCACAGcccttatattttatatttgagttTAAGATTCCAAATAGTTAAGTTATTGGAGTTgatttaacaattatttttttatttatagaagAATTTTATCGATCAACATTTTTGTATATCCatgatatcattattattaatgagatgGAAGTATATCACCAAACTGAAAAGTGGTTGTTAGCGTGTGTATATATTGTCACAATCCATGTACCAGAAAATCCGTTTGTTGTAACCTATATAATTGGCTTTATTTGACAATTTTTAAAGGAAGTTTTTTTCTACAAGAGATTGCATAAGTTTCCTGAATGTATAATGTAGTTAGCATGTCACAGATCAAATGGATTGTTTAGACTTTAGCAGTTAGCAACTTAGCACCCTTTGCATGACACAAGCTGAGATATTAATCGATGTGTTTAAAGCCGAGAAGTATGAGCAAAGGTTGGCATATTTTTGCAACGCCAACCATTTGTAATATTAGTTGCTTTGAGTGAAAGAATAAACAATTGCCTTTGTCTACTTCCTAATAATTGGAAGATTGGGTTCTAAAATACTTGCTCCCATGATTAAGGTTTTCCTTTCCAAACACAACACAGTGACCGGACAAGACGCCTGTTTGGCAAAACCTTTCTTCTGGGATAAAGAACTTTCTTTCGGAAAGAAGTTCGTacttagaaaaaaataaagaaatccTGGTGAGTTTTTTCATACTtggcaaaaataatatttatattcggtacttaattttagaaaatatacatTCACATATTTCTCTGAAACAAGTTCTTCcgtgtaaaataaaattaaaattgctCATAGAGCGGAGTGAATAGGTATATTATGACTTGATATGACATAAAGTAAACGAGAGAAATGACAATTTAAATGACATTTTAACTAGGTTCGGCTCCTGACTCTAATAATCTACATTTTGGTTCACTACAAGCTTGATAAGAGAATATGTTATTactaaaaaattcaatatttataaaataataatatacttcACTTTAATCTAATCATTGAAAGTAGCTTGTTGTCATATCTTGCAACTTTTAACTCGACATTGACTTCGTCTTACGATCCGTTTCTTAAAATTCTGAATTTCCCGAGTTCCATTTCTTAATCTTTTTCACTTTATGAACTCTTTGCAATGCAGAAACAATGTCACTAATCCACCCGCTCCCTTATTAAATACTATATAAAATCATCCCTCACTTTGAGTAACTcattaaaacaatatataatataaaaaataaattgttacaactcagaatatatatatatatatggggtagcactccatagcataccttcttatatggagttacatagcacaccattataaatatacacataatatatattctattatattttttatgaaatataattgcaaattttgattattaaaccgaaaatgaagttatacaatttttttattccaaagatcatctaaaattatgcaatatctcaacatgattctataacagaataataatcatccagaattattctgttgtagaatcagtttcgaaaatatactttttttcaacaaattttaagtgttaaattacttaaaatagatatattttataatattctatattagaatcacgttttatatgtattctataacagaatttataataaaattgatgatttataatggcgcactatgtaactggagtccctctctggaatgttggcctatatatatgtatgtatgcatgtatgtaaatatgttattaaaatataaataatttatattattacaaacataaatatattttattatttcaatatcatACAAAAATGAGTTTATTGCAAAACGCACCTCTTTGGATTTCCGAAAAAGCATTTACGgcctatattttacataattgcAATTTGCAACCCGCTGGTTCGTTTGGCgcgtcactttgcaccccttccgTTAATTTTGACCGTTGACGTTAAAATTCTCAGGGGTAGTTtgggatttttaaaaaaattaatttataccagattttatttaatttttttaaccctctaaatgatatttttcgaaaaatcttaaagaacgaaagttgtagataatgaaaagatcattttaaaacatgaaaattcagaattattgaaatcttttttgtaattgtttaataCATTACAAAAAATAgagatcttgtaaaaattcgtaataaattcaataaaattcgGATTTCGATGATTTTTGATGATTCGGAAAACTGTTTCAATTGCCTATAACTTTCGTTCATGTTGTTTCCTCATAttatgttttgaaatattttcaaaataatgtttacaactcattttttattttaaaattcaattaaagtaggttttatttaattccaagttcaaaataaaattcgaaagttATGGGCAATTTAAAGTGTTGTCCAAGTCATCAAAAATCATTGAAATccgaaattaattgaatttattatgaatttttacaagatctcCATTTTTTGTAATGtattaaacaattacaaaaaaaatttcaataattttgaattttattgttttaaaaggatATTTTCATTATCTAcgactttcgttctttaagatttttcaaaaaatatcatttagaaggttaaaaaaattaaataaaatctggttataaattaatttttttaaaaaccccAAACTACCCCCTGAGAATTTTAACGTTAAACGTCAAAATTAAcggaaggggtgcaaagtgacgcGCCAAACGAACCAGCGAGTTGCAAAGTGCAATTACGTAAAGTATAGGCCGTAAAtgcttttttaaaaatccaaaaaGGTGCCTTTTGCAATAAACTCtacaaaaatagatttttttggcaAGATACAATGTTAGAAAATGTCTCCAAAAATAATGAGATAACTTATTACTACCATCGAAATATAAGTAAAGAAAATAATTCAGTATCATTTTTCCGTTCTtgctcttttttattttttaacttcaTTCTATTTCCGATACGCAAAGCAAATCGGGTGCTtgctttaacaaaaatatatattctcggaatttaatattttagtcTCTTTTTTTtcgtcaaaaaagaaaaaatattttactcttTTTTCTGAAAAGCAGtctctttttttccttttaacaTTTGAGAAAGAGAGTTTAACACGTATTCAAAGATCCTGACtagtatattttttgaaattattttaattattttatgaataaaatttttgtattaaatttaattttgaaatataaatttcaatgTAAGTTAAaaaatagggaaaatagatttttttttcactgaacttattatgtttttagaaacttgccactcaactaaattttttttcattttagtcactgatgttaggttcggatttttttttgccactaaagttaggttcggatttgattattaccattttattaattctttatagtattattaaaatatattgataatccgtaatattttgattattttatatatgtctatctttatatatagtacttctATGTACCCAAGATCGTTTATTTTCGGTGATaagagtttgacacgcattttacggTTTCTAAAAGATGTagtctcataaattattttattttttattccaaataaaaatttagtgtttgaatttttatatgcgaagagaaaatctcataaatcgAAGAAAactgttacttacagttttcagttgcatttagttgcaactgaggttgcaaatgaagttgcaactgcagttgcaaaagttgcaactgcagttgcaacttcatttgcaacttttgcaacctcatttgcaactgtatatagttttcagttgcatttagttgcaatctcatttttaaaaagatcccaaaaattatatactatcactatgtattaatgatgctacaatATGACCAAAAAAatatgctacaaaaaattatcacaatgctaataatcatatccgaacctaagttggtgactaaaaacaaatccaaacctaacatcagtgactaaaaggaaaaaaaatttagttgagtgacaagtttctaaaaacataataagttttgtggcaaaaaaatctattttccctaaaaAATAAAACCGTTAAGCAATGCGACGAGTCTCTTTGAAACCGGCCCACCGATACGAAGGCCCATTTCTTCCGAGCCTGGGGTTAGTTCTGGTTAGGTATTGAGGTTTTAGCCGCGAAGGATTTTGTGAACATCGTTCTGGTGGCCAGTGttcttatcatttttttttttctgatttgCAAGCTTAGCTTTAAATCATGTAAGTATCTTGAGCTTATTCTGATTCTGCTGTGTTTATATTGTTTATATGATGTGTGAATTTGTTTGATTATGAAGCTGCTAATTGTAATTATCATTATTGTTGATTAATGATTTGTGGGGTTCAGGTCTAGAATATGTGTCAAGAGCTTACCGAAGCATGTTAATGAGGATCGACTCAGAGATTTTTTTTCTCAGAAAGGAGAGGTTACGGATGTTAAGATTATTCGCACCAAGtaccccctctctctctctctctctctctctctctctctctctctctctctctctctctccctctctccctctctccctcatTTTTTAGCTTTAAGAAATAATATGTGTTTTCCTATGTGTTTCAGGGATGGTAAGAGTAGGCAATTTGGTTTTGTGGGCTATCGTAGCGAGAATGAAGCACAACAAGCTTTGAAGTTTTTCAATAACTCTTACTTGGATACTGGCAGGATTACCTGTGAGGTTTGTGCCTCCTTTCTTCTCTATATTTATCTAAGTTCAGTTACTAAATGAACAATAGGGTTATGCTTGAAACTCTTATGTTGAAGAAAATTCATTTGTGCTGAGCAAATACTGAAAAAAATAGTGCATCTTCGAGTCTTTTGAATCTAATACTCCAGAGTCCATATATAGAACAAGCATGTATGGTAAATGTAAACAAAGGTACATTGTTATAGTTTTTTTCttatgttaataaaaaattgaatttgcaTATAGCCAGACTGCTCGTAAAGTTGGAGATCCGAATATGCCCCTTCCGTGGAGCCAACACTCCCTGAAGAAACAACAGAAATTGTTGGAAGAAAAAAAGCAAACTACTGCTCCTAAATCTTTGAAGGTGAAAAATCCGGAAGAGGAGAACAAAGATAATCAAATTGATGATCCACAACTGAATGAGTTCATCGAGGTCATGCTGCCCCGTTCGAAGGCAAAACTTTGGTCAAATGACACCTCAACAGTTGCTCCCTTGGAACAGAAGAAAGAAGCAAGTAAGAAGAATATTAAAGGAGGTAAAAATAAGAATACA
This region includes:
- the LOC108206744 gene encoding vignain-like; protein product: MEIGKFLLVALSLALVAGVAKSVEFSEDLESDESLWDLYERWRSHHTISRDLSEKQTRFNVFKSNVKHIHKVNKMDKPYKLQLNKFADMTSHEFRNTYGSKVKHYRSLQGGRRNTEFMHENTENLPPTVDWRKKGVVTPVKNQGNCGSCWAFSTIAAVEGINKIKTNKLVSLSEQELVDCEPDNHGCSGGFMDNAFEFIKENGGITAEKLYPYKAKDAKCDASKMNAPVVVIDGHENVPENNEEALMKAVANQPVSVAIDAGGSDFQFYKEGVFTGDCGTELDHGVAIVGYGTTLDGTKYWTVKNSWGPEWGEQGYIRMQRGVDAEEGICGIAMEASYPVKLTADNPVKAPLKDEL